The Arachis hypogaea cultivar Tifrunner chromosome 14, arahy.Tifrunner.gnm2.J5K5, whole genome shotgun sequence genome has a segment encoding these proteins:
- the LOC112741937 gene encoding chaperone protein dnaJ GFA2, mitochondrial has translation MVRSNGVRLLHWAARRSLCDSKDSVYQAVFQRGYRVLNSGLCNPAKTFGSCGPVGDGLNLKNWLLLGGAANTYYLGSSRTIHGSASLSRDYYDVLGVSRNASSSDIKKAYYGLAKKLHPDTNKSDPEAEKKFQEVTIAYEVLRDEEKRQQYDQVGHDAYVNQQSTGFGGGQSGFNPFEQIFRDHDFVKSFFHQNLGGEDIKTSIEVSFMEAVQGCTKTVTFPADVVCNTCGGTGVPPGTRPETCKRCKGSGMTYVQAGIFRMESTCGSCKGTGKIVSEFCKSCRGAKVIRGTKTVKLDIMPGIDTNETIRVYGSGGADPDGGQPGDLYVTIKVREDPVFRREGSDIHVDAVLSITQAILGGSIQVPTLTGDVVLKVRPGTQPGQKVVLKNKGIKTKNSYTFGNQYVHFNVSIPTNLTTRQRELIEEFAKEEQEESDKRRTASASG, from the exons ATGGTTCGCTCCAATGGCGTCAGGCTTCTTCACTGGGCTGCTCGTCGATCACTCTGTGATTCCAAAGATTCC GTATATCAAGCAGTGTTTCAAAGGGGCTATAGGGTACTGAATTCAGGGCTTTGCAATCCAGCCAAAACTTTTGGAAGTTGTGGTCCAG TTGGAGACGGTTTAAATTTGAAGAACTGGTTGTTACTGGGAGGAGCGGCAAATACCTACTATTTGGGGTCGTCTAGAACAATTCATGGCTCTG CTTCATTGTCTAGAGACTATTATGATGTTCTTGGTGTGAGTAGGAATGCAAGTTCTTCTGATATAAAGAAGGCTTACTATGGG CTAGCAAAGAAGCTCCATCCAGATACAAACAAAAGTGATCCTGAGGCTGAAAAGAAGTTTCAAGAAGTTACTATTGCATATGAG GTGTTGAGGGACGAAGAAAAGCGTCAACAGTATGATCAG GTTGGCCATGATGCCTATGTGAACCAACAGTCTACTGGTTTTGGAGGAGGCCAGAGTGGCTTTAATCCATTTGAGCAGATATTCCGTGATCAT GATTTTGTCAAGAGCTTCTTCCATCAGAATCTTGGTGGCGAGGATATCAAG ACTTCAATTGAAGTATCCTTTATGGAAGCTGTCCAAGGGTGCACCAAAACCGTGACATTTCCAGCAGATGTTGTGTGTAATACCTGTG GTGGGACTGGTGTTCCTCCTGGTACAAGACCTGAAACCTGTAAAAGATGTAAGGGGTCAGGGATG ACATATGTACAAGCTGGCATATTTAGGATGGAGAGTACTTGTGGTTCGTGTAAGGGAACTGGAAAAATTGTATCG GAGTTTTGCAAGTCTTGCAGGGGTGCGAAGGTTATCAGAGGAACAAAGACTGTCAAGTTGGATATTATGCCCG GGATTGACACTAATGAGACCATTAGGGTTTATGGAAGCGGTGGAGCAGATCCTGATGGAGGTCAACCTGGAGATCTTTATGTTACTATTAAG GTTCGGGAAGACCCTGTTTTCCGTAGAGAAGGATCTGACATTCATGTTGATGCTGTTTTAAGTATCACACAG GCAATTTTAGGGGGAAGCATTCAGGTTCCAACCCTTACTGGAGATGTTGTTCTTAAG GTTCGGCCTGGCACCCAACCTGGTCAaaaagtggttttgaaaaataaag GGATCAAGACAAAGAATTCTTACACATTTGGCAATCAATATGTTCATTTTAATGTCAGCATTCCAAC AAACCTAACAACGAGACAGCGAGAATTGATTGAAGAGTTCGCTAAGGAAGAGCAAGAGGAATCTGATAAACGCAGAACTGCATCAGCTTCTGGCTGA